One region of Aureibacillus halotolerans genomic DNA includes:
- a CDS encoding DUF1836 domain-containing protein, producing the protein MHVWSRKTVAALLIGDVETYKASRQGKYDDLPQLASLLKKLEEKKVNSVGLSLKEIVMLGNMVHDVDMKETSVRNWLKRDAKELIGTPWLGRKYSGDQAVLLLLIEDLRGALDFASIRKVLEKVFNRLDNRNDDLVPPVDFYLIYAEVFRKAATLQEGSDLLQQAFNQRITTLSKHSCHMFDEPVQPVICSSLEVMIHACLASHFKHSARILAEQL; encoded by the coding sequence GTGCATGTTTGGTCTAGAAAAACAGTTGCAGCTTTACTCATCGGGGACGTCGAAACATATAAAGCCAGTAGACAAGGGAAATATGATGACCTTCCCCAGCTTGCATCGCTGCTTAAGAAACTAGAAGAAAAAAAAGTAAATTCTGTCGGCTTGTCCCTAAAAGAAATTGTCATGTTAGGCAATATGGTACATGACGTCGACATGAAGGAAACCTCAGTTCGAAATTGGTTAAAGCGGGATGCGAAGGAGCTTATTGGTACTCCGTGGCTTGGACGAAAATACTCAGGAGATCAAGCCGTTCTTCTCCTTTTGATTGAAGATTTACGTGGTGCTTTAGACTTTGCATCCATTCGAAAGGTGCTTGAGAAGGTGTTTAACCGCTTAGATAATCGCAACGATGACCTCGTGCCTCCTGTCGATTTTTATCTCATATATGCAGAGGTGTTCAGAAAAGCTGCGACCCTCCAAGAAGGATCTGATTTGCTTCAGCAAGCGTTTAATCAAAGAATTACAACACTTAGTAAACATTCTTGCCACATGTTCGATGAACCTGTTCAGCCTGTGATATGTTCCTCGTTGGAAGTGATGATTCATGCGTGTTTGGCAAGTCATTTTAAACATTCTGCCAGAATTCTTGCAGAACAGCTTTAA
- the htpX gene encoding protease HtpX produces MFKRIMLFVLTNILVIVTISVVLNVLGVGSYINMDGSLNLTTLLIFSAIVGFTGAFISLAISRWMAKFAMRVRVLKPEDPNLSAQERDLVERVHRLAQTAGISKMPQVGIYDSPEVNAFATGPSKNRSLVAVSAGLLYELDDNAVEGVLAHEVAHISNGDMVTMTLLQGVVNTFVVFLARVAAWAVSQIREEFSPIIHFIAIIVFQILFSILGSIVVLAYSRYREYHADKGGADLAGKDKMVHALRSLQAYSDRVRSEDTSVATLKINGKGAMKLFSSHPPLEERIQRLEER; encoded by the coding sequence ATGTTTAAGCGAATTATGCTTTTCGTTCTCACGAATATTCTTGTTATCGTGACCATCTCTGTCGTGCTTAATGTATTAGGTGTAGGCAGCTATATCAATATGGATGGCAGTCTGAATCTCACGACATTGTTAATTTTCAGTGCTATTGTAGGCTTTACCGGGGCTTTTATTTCTCTTGCCATCTCAAGATGGATGGCGAAATTCGCTATGCGCGTACGTGTTCTTAAACCAGAAGATCCAAACCTTAGTGCTCAGGAACGAGATCTTGTCGAGCGCGTGCATCGCTTGGCGCAAACGGCAGGTATTTCAAAAATGCCACAGGTCGGCATTTACGACTCACCAGAAGTCAATGCGTTCGCAACCGGGCCTTCTAAAAATCGCTCCCTTGTGGCAGTATCAGCTGGATTGCTTTATGAATTGGATGACAACGCCGTTGAAGGCGTCCTTGCACATGAAGTGGCTCATATTTCAAACGGTGATATGGTCACCATGACACTCCTCCAGGGGGTTGTGAACACCTTTGTCGTCTTTTTGGCAAGAGTGGCTGCTTGGGCAGTGTCTCAAATTCGCGAAGAATTTTCACCGATAATCCACTTCATTGCGATTATTGTGTTTCAAATTTTGTTCTCGATTCTTGGCAGCATTGTCGTTCTTGCGTACTCTCGTTATCGTGAGTACCATGCAGACAAAGGTGGCGCAGATCTTGCGGGCAAAGACAAAATGGTTCATGCCCTGCGTTCACTACAAGCTTACTCGGATCGTGTTCGTTCAGAAGACACGTCTGTTGCGACATTAAAAATTAACGGCAAAGGTGCCATGAAGCTCTTTTCTAGTCACCCTCCACTTGAGGAACGTATTCAACGCCTCGAAGAACGTTAA
- the dat gene encoding D-amino-acid transaminase, with protein sequence MRNSLIYVNGTFTEQPTIDVEERGFQFGDGIYEVVAVKAGRLLFTRDHFNRLENSCAALRIQHGFTYQTFEKAMNELVEKTHCENGMVYIQVTRGTASRNHAFPSPTTVGCCYAYTMSNASSAHALQEGKAITLADIRWLRCDIKSLNLLGSVLAKQEASESGADEAILHREGIVTEGSSTNVFVVNDGILYTHPANHLILNGITRQYVIKLAKEAGHQVVEEPFSIQFLEQADEVFITSTTQRIRPITTLNAKKLTDAPGSLTSKLQQALQATILNELN encoded by the coding sequence ATGCGTAATTCACTTATCTATGTCAATGGGACATTTACTGAACAACCAACAATTGATGTCGAAGAACGTGGATTTCAATTTGGTGATGGCATTTATGAAGTTGTGGCTGTGAAAGCGGGACGTTTGCTTTTCACTCGAGATCATTTCAATCGTTTGGAGAACTCCTGTGCAGCATTGAGAATTCAGCATGGGTTTACGTATCAAACCTTCGAAAAAGCGATGAACGAACTCGTGGAAAAAACACATTGTGAGAACGGCATGGTATATATTCAGGTGACGCGAGGGACAGCATCGCGAAATCATGCATTTCCATCGCCAACCACGGTTGGTTGTTGCTACGCTTACACGATGTCTAATGCCTCCTCGGCACATGCATTGCAGGAAGGAAAAGCGATCACTTTAGCTGATATTCGGTGGCTCCGGTGTGATATCAAGTCCTTAAATTTGCTAGGCAGCGTGCTTGCTAAACAGGAGGCGTCCGAAAGCGGGGCAGATGAGGCGATTTTGCATCGTGAGGGGATTGTCACTGAGGGCAGCTCGACCAACGTGTTTGTCGTGAACGATGGCATCCTTTATACCCATCCAGCGAACCACCTCATTTTAAACGGAATCACAAGGCAGTATGTTATTAAACTGGCGAAAGAGGCTGGACATCAAGTTGTTGAGGAGCCATTTTCAATACAATTTTTAGAGCAAGCAGACGAAGTATTTATCACTTCAACAACACAGCGGATTCGTCCAATCACAACATTGAATGCGAAGAAATTGACAGATGCCCCTGGGTCACTGACATCCAAGTTACAACAAGCTCTGCAGGCAACGATTTTAAATGAACTAAACTAA
- a CDS encoding aldo/keto reductase, whose translation MRTVQLNKVKNPVTQLIMGSDYFHPDRLDEVKGILQSYLDIGGNTIDTAFIYAGGESEKAIGLAVEQNGWRDRFNLWTKGAHPNQQGSTVTKHDIDEQLKISLDRLRTESVELYALHRDDTSVPVGAILEWLNEHVEAGRIGSFGGSNWTTARLQEANQYAEKNGLQGFSFSSPNLSLAKAKEPYWADCLSVDNDILNWHNESKLPIFSWSSQARGFFTGRFTRDNFENEDLVRVFYNDENWERYDRAEALAKDKGLSTIQIALAYVLNQKFPTAAIIGPQNEAEMKSCGEGAGVSLSEEEIQWLNLDSSTRPS comes from the coding sequence ATGAGAACGGTACAATTGAACAAAGTAAAAAATCCAGTAACACAGCTTATTATGGGGTCTGATTATTTTCATCCGGATCGTTTAGACGAAGTAAAGGGCATTTTACAAAGTTATTTGGATATTGGTGGAAATACGATTGATACAGCTTTTATTTACGCTGGCGGGGAAAGCGAAAAAGCAATTGGTCTCGCGGTCGAGCAAAATGGATGGAGAGATCGTTTCAATTTATGGACAAAAGGCGCTCATCCAAATCAACAAGGCTCTACGGTGACGAAGCATGATATTGATGAGCAACTAAAGATCAGCTTAGATCGTTTACGTACGGAGTCTGTTGAATTGTATGCCCTTCATAGGGATGATACTTCTGTTCCAGTTGGTGCCATATTGGAATGGTTAAATGAACATGTGGAAGCAGGAAGGATCGGATCGTTTGGAGGATCCAATTGGACGACAGCACGACTTCAAGAAGCGAATCAATATGCTGAAAAGAATGGTCTTCAAGGCTTTTCATTCTCCAGTCCAAACTTGAGCCTGGCGAAAGCAAAAGAACCTTATTGGGCCGATTGCCTTAGTGTAGATAATGATATATTGAATTGGCACAACGAGAGCAAGCTACCTATTTTCTCATGGTCCTCACAGGCTAGAGGGTTCTTCACAGGTCGCTTCACTCGAGATAACTTTGAAAACGAAGACCTTGTCAGAGTATTTTATAACGACGAAAACTGGGAACGCTATGACCGTGCTGAAGCTTTAGCAAAGGATAAAGGGCTCTCCACGATTCAAATTGCACTCGCCTATGTGTTGAATCAGAAGTTCCCAACAGCGGCGATTATTGGACCACAAAATGAAGCAGAAATGAAATCGTGTGGCGAAGGGGCAGGAGTGTCGCTATCAGAGGAAGAAATTCAATGGTTGAATTTGGATTCATCTACGAGACCTAGCTAA
- the vrrA gene encoding VrrA/YqfQ family protein, whose translation MFRYPPNHPNVRPPFQPPSHRGPGFSPQSFMPPMANRGMPFPPPVQAPPAAAGGGFLQSLISNVSGGGGIEGAMGNMQNMLKLAESAAPIVKQAQQYGPMLKNLPAMFKMMKAFTDMKGSGDETATEESGNQEPSVSATTAKKTKEPLSNSDNESVSQFSYEEEYSKEVEKPSTPKLYV comes from the coding sequence ATGTTCCGTTACCCCCCCAATCATCCTAATGTGCGTCCTCCCTTTCAACCACCCTCTCATCGTGGACCTGGCTTTTCTCCGCAATCCTTTATGCCTCCTATGGCCAATCGAGGAATGCCATTTCCACCACCTGTTCAAGCACCTCCCGCTGCGGCCGGCGGTGGATTTTTGCAAAGCTTGATCAGCAATGTAAGTGGCGGTGGTGGAATTGAAGGCGCCATGGGAAATATGCAAAACATGTTAAAGCTCGCAGAATCAGCAGCACCGATTGTCAAGCAAGCACAGCAATATGGGCCAATGCTTAAAAACTTGCCTGCGATGTTTAAAATGATGAAGGCATTTACTGACATGAAAGGCAGCGGTGATGAGACGGCTACTGAAGAATCAGGTAATCAAGAACCGTCAGTATCAGCTACTACTGCTAAAAAAACGAAAGAGCCTCTTTCAAATAGTGACAACGAATCAGTCTCACAATTCTCCTATGAAGAGGAGTATAGCAAAGAGGTAGAAAAGCCATCGACACCAAAGCTTTACGTATAA
- a CDS encoding alpha-glucosidase/alpha-galactosidase — MPKITYLGAGSTVFAKNVLGDCMQTPALAEAEFALFDIDLERLKDSEQMLLNLAASTENTKVTIKAYTDRKEALRGASYVINSIQVGGYDPCTITDFEVPKKYGLRQTIADTLGIGGLFRSLRTIPVMLDFAQEMQEVCPDAWFLNYTNPMAALTGAMIRHGGIKTVGLCHSVQGCATGLLRDLGIENKNIKHSIAGINHMAWLLDITKDGEDLYPEIKRRAIEKNASEKHGDMVRYEMMHRFGFYVTESSEHNAEYLPYFIKSNYPELIERFNIPLDEYPRRCVNQIAGWEKMREEMVNNKALEHKRTHEYASYILEAMETDVPFKIGGNVLNQGGLISNLPEKAVVEVPCLVDKNGVQPTYVGELPEQLAALNRTNINTQLLTIEAAISGSKDTLYQAAFLDPHTSAELSLDDIVSLCDDLIEAHGAWLPQFHGKQVSV; from the coding sequence ATGCCAAAAATTACGTATTTAGGCGCTGGAAGTACGGTTTTTGCGAAAAATGTGTTAGGAGACTGCATGCAAACGCCTGCTCTGGCCGAAGCTGAATTTGCGTTGTTTGATATTGACTTGGAAAGGCTTAAGGATTCTGAACAAATGCTTCTTAACTTAGCAGCTTCCACAGAGAATACAAAAGTAACGATCAAAGCCTATACAGATCGTAAAGAAGCATTGCGCGGTGCATCCTATGTCATTAATTCGATTCAAGTAGGCGGGTACGATCCGTGTACCATTACAGATTTTGAAGTGCCTAAAAAATACGGCTTGCGACAAACCATCGCGGATACTCTTGGTATTGGGGGACTCTTTCGCTCGTTAAGAACCATTCCTGTTATGCTTGATTTTGCCCAAGAAATGCAGGAAGTGTGTCCGGATGCTTGGTTTTTAAACTATACAAACCCAATGGCTGCTCTGACCGGAGCCATGATTCGTCATGGTGGCATCAAAACGGTTGGTCTTTGCCACTCCGTACAAGGCTGTGCAACGGGCTTGCTACGTGATTTAGGTATTGAAAATAAGAACATTAAGCATTCAATTGCAGGGATAAATCACATGGCTTGGCTGCTAGACATAACGAAGGATGGCGAGGACCTTTACCCAGAAATAAAACGTCGTGCCATAGAAAAAAATGCGTCTGAAAAGCATGGGGACATGGTTCGTTATGAAATGATGCATCGCTTTGGGTTTTACGTCACCGAATCATCTGAGCATAATGCGGAATACTTGCCGTATTTCATTAAAAGCAATTACCCTGAGCTTATCGAGCGCTTTAACATTCCGCTTGACGAGTATCCAAGACGTTGCGTAAATCAAATTGCCGGCTGGGAAAAAATGCGTGAGGAAATGGTCAATAACAAAGCACTGGAGCACAAGCGCACACACGAATATGCATCGTACATCTTGGAGGCGATGGAAACCGATGTGCCATTTAAAATTGGTGGCAACGTATTAAACCAAGGGGGGTTAATTTCGAATCTTCCTGAAAAGGCCGTCGTTGAAGTTCCATGTCTCGTCGATAAAAACGGCGTTCAGCCTACCTATGTTGGTGAATTGCCAGAACAGCTGGCAGCGCTAAATCGTACGAATATCAACACCCAGCTTCTCACAATTGAGGCAGCCATCAGCGGCAGCAAGGATACACTTTATCAAGCAGCGTTTCTTGATCCACATACATCTGCTGAGCTCTCGCTAGATGATATCGTTTCACTGTGTGATGACTTAATCGAGGCCCATGGCGCATGGCTTCCACAGTTTCATGGCAAACAAGTCTCTGTTTAA